In Komagataeibacter sucrofermentans DSM 15973, the genomic window GGCCGCTGGTGGGCGAAGGCATGTCCGGCGTGATGGTGCAGGACATGATCTCCACCGCCATGAAGGAAAGCGCCGAACGCCTGCATGAGGTGCGCGGCCTGTTCGATGCCTTCACGCGCCGCGAGCGCATTCCTGTCGTGGCGGTGGATTCTCCCCTTTCGCCGGGCAACATGCACGCGCTTTCGGCCAGTTTCATTGCCCATAGCGGGCATACGCGCAGCGTGGTGTCGTTTCAGGCGCGGCTGTCCGATATCGTGGTGCTGCGCCAGCCCAACCCGGAGGGGGATGTCTCCTCATCCGAGACCCTGCACGCCATTCTGTTTGAAAGCGGGCGCGGCGTCATTATCGCACCACCTGTAGCGCCCCCCACCATAGGCAGGCGCATCTGCATTGGCTGGAATGGCACGTCGGAGGCGGCATCGGCCATCCATCACGCCCTGCCCCTGCTGCGCCAGGCCGAGGCGGTGTGCATCCTGTACAGCCCCGCCTACCAGCGACCAGGGCCGGAGGCACGGCATGTGCGCTCTTTCCTCTCGCTGCACGGCATTGAGGCCAATATTCACGAATTCGGGAGTGATACACGCCCCGTAGGCGAGGACATGCTTGCCGCGGCGCATGATTTCAATGCCGACATGCTGGTCATGGGGGCATACTCCCACTCCCGCCTGCGGCAGATGATCCTAGGTGGCGTGACACGTCATATGCTTGAAAACAGCGATATCGTGGTGCTCATGAGCCGTTAGGCGCGCTACGGCTTTCTCCCCCTTGCCGCCATGCCGGGGGCATATATGAAATACGCACCAGAATATGTGTAAATTATGCCTTTCCCTTGATTTTACACTCCACCGAGAGTAGGTGTGGCGTGAAAAGAACGCTATGACCTAGTGTAAATCGGGTGCGGGGAACATTATGCGTATCGATGCGGATGTTGTGGCTGAACTGAAGCAGGCGGGTGAAAACGCATCCGACGTGCTGCGTGTCGCCCTGACGCGGCTGCGCGGCCGGATCGCGCTGGTGTCGTCCTTCGGGGCGGAATCTGCTGTCATGCTGGCCCTTGCGGCGGAAATCGATCCTGCCGTGCCGGTCCTGTTCCTTGAAACGGGGCAGCACTTCCCCGAGACGCTGGCCTACCGCGAGGAACTCGCCCGCGTGCTGGGCCTGCGTGATGTGCGCGACCTGCACCCCAACCCCGCACAGCTTGAAAAGCGCGACCCCACAGCCGAGCTGTGGGCCTTTGACCCCGATGCCTGCTGCGCCCTGCGCAAGGTCGAGCCGCTTGATGAGGCCATGATCCCGTTCGATGCGTGGATTACGGGCCGCAAGCGCACGCAGGCGGCCACCCGGCAGGGCCTGCCCGTGGTTGAGGATGCGCCGGGCGGCAAGATCAAGCTCAACCCCCTCATTGC contains:
- a CDS encoding phosphoadenylyl-sulfate reductase: MRIDADVVAELKQAGENASDVLRVALTRLRGRIALVSSFGAESAVMLALAAEIDPAVPVLFLETGQHFPETLAYREELARVLGLRDVRDLHPNPAQLEKRDPTAELWAFDPDACCALRKVEPLDEAMIPFDAWITGRKRTQAATRQGLPVVEDAPGGKIKLNPLIAWTPRELDAEITRRNLPRHPLTLRGYPSIGCAPCTRPVGEGADPREGRWAGKAKTECGIHMRKPATQGT
- a CDS encoding universal stress protein, whose amino-acid sequence is MCVRRILLPLGGASHAQSALHVGGAIARMFDAHLAVLHVGTDMQEVGPLVGEGMSGVMVQDMISTAMKESAERLHEVRGLFDAFTRRERIPVVAVDSPLSPGNMHALSASFIAHSGHTRSVVSFQARLSDIVVLRQPNPEGDVSSSETLHAILFESGRGVIIAPPVAPPTIGRRICIGWNGTSEAASAIHHALPLLRQAEAVCILYSPAYQRPGPEARHVRSFLSLHGIEANIHEFGSDTRPVGEDMLAAAHDFNADMLVMGAYSHSRLRQMILGGVTRHMLENSDIVVLMSR